A region of the Mesoterricola sediminis genome:
CACCCGCCGCCCCCGCCTCCACACGGAGGCCGTGCCCTTCGGGCCGCTCCTGGCCGACCTCCAGCGCCTGTGGAACCCCACGCTGGCGGCCCACAACGTGACCTTCGAGACCGAGGCGCCCGAGGGCTGCGTGCTCAGCGTGGACCGCAGGCAGATGGAGCAGCTCTTCCTCAACCTGGTGAACAACGCCGTCGACGCGATGCCCGAGGGCGGGCGCCTCGCCCTCGCGGTGAAGGCGGATCCGGAGGGGCCCCGGTGGCTCATCAGCCTCTCCGACACCGGCACGGGCATTCCGGAGGAGCTCCTGGCCAAGGTCTTCAAGCCCATGTTCACGACCAAGCCCGAGGGCAAGGGCACCGGCCTGGGCCTGGCCATCTGCCGGGAAATCGTGCGGGCGCACGGCGGCGAGATCACCCTGGAAAGCCGGGAGGGCGAAGGCACAACCATCCGGTTCCCCTTGCCCGCCATGGCATAATGCCTCATGAAAAAGATTCGGAAAGCTGTCATCCCCGTCGCGGGCCTCGGCACCCGCTTCCTCCCCGCCACCAAGGCCCAGCCCAAGGAGATGCTGCCCCTGGTGGACAAGCCCGTGATCCAGTACGTGGTCGAGGAGGCCATCCACCAGGGCATCGAGAACGTCGTCCTCATCACGGGCCGGGGCAAACAGGCCATCGAGAACCATTTCGATGTGGCCTACGAGCTCGAGGAGACCCTCTCCCGCCGGGGCAAGACGCAGGACCTGAAGCTGGTCCAGGGGATCACCCACATGGGCCAGTTCTCCTACGTGCGCCAGGGCGAGCCCCTGGGCCTGGGCCACGCGGTGCTCTGCGCGCGCCACGCCGTGGGCGACGAGCCCTTCGCGCTCCTGCTGGGGGACGACGTCTTCGACGAGAAGGACCCGGCCCTCGGCGCCCTCATCGCCGCCTACGAGGCCACGGGCAAGTCCGTGGTCGGCGTGCAGGAGGTGCCCGAGGCCCACGTGAGCCGCTACGGGATCGTGAACCCTAGGCCCGCCGGCGGCGGGACCTGGTGGGACGTGGACCGCATCGTGGAGAAGCCCTCGCCGGACAAGGCCCCCAGCCGCTGGGCCGTGGTCGGGCGCTACGTGGTGCTGCCCGAGGTCTTCGATCACCTGGCGAAGCTCGAGCCCGGCGTGGGCGGGGAGTACCAGCTCACCGACGCCCTGATGAAGATGGCCGCCGAGGGCCGCCTCGTGGCCGCCCCCATCCCGGCCCTGCGCTACGACACCGGGGACAAGCTGGACTACCTGCGGGCCAACGTGGAGTTCGCCCTCAAGCGCGAGGACCTGGGCGGGCCCTTCCTGGCCTACCTGAAGGCCCTGGCGGCGTCCCGGGACTGAGGCCCCTCAGGCCTCCGGAGCCCCGCGCTCGATCAGGAGGTGGAGGAGGGTCACCGCGGCCGGGGTGATGCCCGGGATGCGGGAGGCCTGCCCGAGGGTCTCGGGCCGGTGGCGCTGGAGCTTCTCCTTCACCTCGTTGCTCAGGCCGGGCAGGTGCTCCACCCGGAAGTCGACGGGGATGCGCACGTGGTCCCAGGCGCGCTGGCCGGCCAGGATACGGGCCTCCCGGGCGTGGAAGTCCTGGTAGCGCGCCTCGAAGAGGAGGAGGTCCCGCTCGGCGGCGGGTTCCCAGCCGGGCTGGGGCGCGTCCCAGCCCTCGAGGAGGGCCAGGGCCGCGTCGGCCAGGTCCGGCGTGATCTGCTGGCGCTTGAGGAGGTCGAAGAGGCTCAGGCCCGCGGCCAGGCTCAGGCCGGCGGCCGCGGCCACCGGCCCGAAGGGGGAGGTCGGCGTCACCCAGGCCTCCCGGCACTGGTCGTGGAGCCGCGCGCGGCGCCCGGCCTTGGCCTCCGCCCGGGCCAGCTCCGCCGGGGCCAGGGCCCCCACCTCCCGGGCCACCGGCAGGAGGCGGGTGTCGGCGACGTCGCAGGCCAGGCCCAGGCGGTGCTCGGCCCGGGCCGTGAGCATGCGGTAGGGCTCATCCGTGCCCTTGGTGACGAGGTCGTCGATCATCACCCCGATGTAGGCCTGGTCCCGGCCCAGGATCACCGGCGCCTGGCCCCGGAGCCAGCGGGCGGCATTGATGCCCGCCATCAGGCCCTGGCCGGCGGCCTCCTCGTACCCGGTGGTGCCGTTGATCTGGCCGGCGAACCAAAGGCCTGGCAGGCCGTCCACGGCCAGGCCCCGGGTGAGCTGGAGGGGATCGAAGCTGTCGTACTCGATGGCGTAGCCGGGGCGGAGGATCTCCGCGGCCTCGAACCCGGGGAGGCTCCGGACCATGCGCTCCTGCACGTCCACGGGCATGGAGGTGGAGAGGCCGGCCAGGTAGATCTCCTGGGTCTCCAGGGAATCCGGCTCCACGAAGATCTGGTGGGAGGTCTTGTCGGGGAACTTGACGAACTTGTCCTCGATGGACGGGCAGTACCGGGGCCCCACGCCCTCCACGTGGCCCCCGTACATGGAGGACCGGTCCAGGTTCTCCCGCACGGCCCGCTCCGTCTCGGGGGTGGTGTGCACGATGTGGCAGGGCACCTGGGGCAGGTGGATGCCCTCCCCGTAGAAGCTGAAGGGCCGCGGATCCGGGTCCCCGGCCTGGGCCTCGAGCCGGCTGAAGTCGATGGTGGCGCGGTTGATGCGGGGGCTGGTCCCGGTCTTGAGGCGCCGGCAGCGGAGACCCAGGGCCCGCAGCTGGTCCGCCAGCTGGGTCGAGGGGGGCTCCCCGGCCCGGCCCGCGTCCACCTTGCGGGCGCCGATGAGGATGCGGCCGTTGAGGAAGGTGCCCGACGTCAGCACGGCGGCGTCGCAGGGGAGGAAGGAGCCGTCCTGGAGCTCCACCCCCTCCAGGCGCCCGCCCTCCCAGCGGAAACAAGCGGCCATCCCCTGGACCAGGCGAAGGCCGGGCGTGGCCTCCAGGGCGTTGCGGGCCGCGATGCGGTACTTGACCCGATCCGCCTGGGCGCGCGGTCCTCGGACCGCCATGCCCCGGCTGCCATTGAGGATGCGGAAGTGGATGCCGGATCGATCGGCCAAACGACCCATCAGGCCGCCGAGGGCATCCAGCTCCCGCACCATGTGGCCCTTGCCCACGCCTCCGATGCTGGGGTTGCAGCTCATCTGGCCGATCTGGTCCAGATTCATGGTGAGCAGGGTGGTGGGAACGCCCATGCGCGCGGCGATGTGCGCCGCCTCAATGCCCGCATGTCCGCCACCGATGACCACCAGCCGCATGAAAACCCCTCGGAGGCAGTCTAAAGGAAATCAGCCCCGGGTCACCCCGTCCGCCATCTCATCGGCGGTGGCGCACAGGTCCTGGCCCAGCCGCCGGGCCCGGTCCCGCACCCGGATGCCCAGGTCCTTGAGGTCCGAGCGGAGCTCGGGCCCCGACTTGGGGGTGGTCAGGGCGACCACGGCCGCGCCGAGGATGAAGAGCATCAGGCCTGAACCGGGGAAGTCGCGTGAGTCACTCATCGTTTTTCTCCTTGCGATGGGCAGCGCGCCGGCGCCGCCTGATGAAATCTAGGCCAATCCGGAGCGCTGTCACGAGGCCTTCGACCAGGGATCCGGCCCCGCGCCCGAACAGGCCCATGACGCCGCGAAGAGCCGAGCTGGCCATCAAGCCGGCGGTAGCCGGCCCCTCGAGGGTGCGTTCCACCAGGGCCGCGGTCCGGTCCACCTGCAACCGGACCTGATGGACGTCCTCGGTGATCTGGCGGGCATCCACCCGGAGACTCTCCGCCAGCGCCTGGACCGCCTGGGCGGTCTTTTGGAGCTGGAGGATCAGTGACACCAGGAAGGCGGCCACCACCGTGATCACGACGGTCAGCACGATCTGCAGGGCATGGTCCATGTCTGCCTCCGGAAAAGCCACCCCAATGTAGGTAGCCGCCCACCCGGGAGCCAGTTTTATGGGACAATCGCCCCATGAGACAGCGGATGAACCCCGAGGAGCGCCGGGAACGCCGACGGCGGGTCGTGGCCCGTTCCAAGTTCGCCCTGCCTTCAGCCGTCACCCTCCTGTCAGTCCTGTGCGGCTTCTCCAGCGTCGTGATGTCCATCAACGCCGCCGGGGGCCATCCGGGCGTCTACTTCCTGTGGAGCGCCGGCCTCCTCCTGGCGGCGGGCGTCTTCGACGGCCTCGACGGCCGCATCGCCCGGGCCACGAACACGGCCACCGAGTTCGGGGTCCAGCTGGACTCCCTGGCGGACGTCCTCAGCTTCGGCATGGCGCCGGCCATCCTGGCCTACCGCTACGGCTTCTTCCAGCTGGGCCTGACGGACCCGACCCTCCGGGCCGTGGGCTGGGGGGCGAGCTTCTTTTTCGTGGCCTGCGGGGCCCTGCGCCTGGCCCGGTTCAATGTCCAGGTGGGCAGCGTGGACTCCCGGTTCTTCGTGGGCATGCCCATTCCCGCCGGCGCCGCCTGCGTGGCCGCGGTCATCCTCTGCTGGCCCCACAGCCCCGCCGAGGCCTGGGTGGCCTACGCCTTCGCGGCGGAACTCTTCCTGGTGGGCCTGCTGATGGTGTCCACCGTGCGGTTCCCCAGCTTCAAGAAGCGGAGCCAGACCCGCAACGGGGCCCGCCTCGCCACCCTCACGGTGCTGCTGGTGCTGGCCTCCATCCCCCTGCTCCGGGAGCGGTTCTTCGTCGTCTTCTTCGCGGCCTTCATCACCGGGTCCCTGCTCATGAACCTCGCCTGGCGCTTCGGCTGGCGAGGCGTCGAGCCCCCCCTCCGGGAGCACCGGCGGGCCGAGGACGGCCCCGAAGCCAGCTAGGCTGTGTTCGGAATCTATAGATTGGATAAATAGTTAACTTGTACTCATACGTAAAGGCTCGTACACCACGAATTTTCCTGGGGTAACGATGCCGAGACGTTTCCTGACCGATGCCATGTGGGCAAAGCTTGAACCGCTCCTTCCGCCAGAGCGTGGAGGGATGGGGCGATCCCGTCACCCCAACCGTCCCATGGTGGAGGCGATCCTGTGGAGGCACAGGACTGGGGCGCCGTGGAGGGACCTGCCGGAGGAATTTGGACCTTGGACAAGCGTGTACGCGCGATTTGAGGCCTGGACCAAGCGCGGCGTGTGGCAAAGGATCCTGGAGTTCCTGCGCAAGGAAGCCGACCTGGAGTGGGTCATGCCGGATGGCACCATCCTTCGCGCTCATCAACATTCAGCAGGCAAAAGGGGGGCTCTGGAACCAGGCGCTCGGACGATCTCGGGGTGGATGCTCGACCAAGATCCATTTGATCTGCGATGCCCACGGTAATCCTTTGGATTTCCTGGTCACTCCGGGGCAAGCCCATGAAAGCCGGTCTGCTGAAGGATTGCTGTGCGGTTGGCAGGCAGAGTACGTGTTCGGAGATCGGGCCTACGATGGGAACCCGGTAAGGAAGGCGATCGAGGCCATGGGTGCGACAGCCGTCATCCCACCTCATCCCCGGCGCAAGAATCCGGCGGCCTGGGACTCACACCTATACAAGGCCCGCCATGCCATCGAGCATGGGTTCGCCAAGCTCAAACAGTTCAGGGCGCTGGCCACCAGGTTCGACAAAACGGCGCGAAGTTTCTCAGCCCAGGTGGCTTTGGCCTGCATCGTGATCTGGCTGAGGCTATGAGCGGAGGGTGACAAGCGTTCCGGATCCTCATTGATCCTATGAAACGCGGAGGCGCGGAGGATCTCGCAGAGGGTCGCGGAGGAAAGCGCTCCTGGAACCTGCCACCTCCCAATGACACGTCCCAACGGGAGGCGTGATGGGAAGGCATTGGGGAGAGGTCGACGGGGAGGATCATCCGCACAAGGAGATCACCCAGGCCATCATCGGGGAGGCCATCGAGATCCAGAAGGCTCTGGGGCACGGACTCCTGGAAGATCCCTACAAGGTCTGTCTGGCGCACTCCCTGAGACTGGCCGGCCATAAGGTGAAGCGGGAGGTTTTCCTGGATATCGAGTGGAGGGGGCTTGTGGGCTTGATCCTTTCTCCGCGAGCCTCAGCGAGATCCTCCGCGCCTCCGCGTTCCAATAGGATGCTGCGAATGCGCGGCGCCATCAGGCACTGCAGCACAGACTCACTATTCCAGCTCCTCCATGCTCCGGCACGGATGGGTATTAGCCATTACTATCCTAGATGACGAACACACCCTAGGTTCGGGCTACTTCCGGGTGCGCTTCTTCGCGGGCCTGGCCTTGGCGCCCTCGGCGGGGACCTTGGCGCCGCCTTCGACGGCCGTACCATCGGCCAGACGGAGGTTCCACCCGATGCGGTCGCCCTTCTTCAGGCCCAGGCGCTTCAAGGTGCCGGCGGGGAACTCCACGAAGTGGCGGGCGGGAACGGTGCCGCCGTAGCTGGGGCAGTCATCGCCCTTCATGGGGGAGCAGGGGGGCACGTTGTCGGCGGTCTCCACCACGGTCCCGTCGGCGGTGATCCAGACCACGTCGAGGGAGATGCGGCAGTTCTTCATCCAGATGCTGTGGTACCCGTCCTCGGGGTAGATGAAGATCATGCAGCGGTCCGGGGCGAGCCGGTCCCGGAACATGAGGCCCCTTGCCTGCTCCCTCGGATTGCTGGCCACCTCGGCGAGGAAGGCCTTGCCTTTGGCGACGACGGTCCCCCCATCCGGGGTCCCGGTCGCGGCGAGGAGGAGGCTGAGGAGGAGAGGGGTCATGGGCGCTCCAGACGTCGACTTTCATCCTAAAGGAACCGGCCCTTCATCCCAGCCGGAATTGTGGCGGGCCCGGGGCCCGCCCCCCTTGGACCCCGCCGGCCCGCCCCGCGTTGAACGGGCCCGGGCGGTCGGGTTCAGCCCGCCAGCCAGTCCACGATCCGGGCCAGGTCGGCGACCTCGTGCCAGCCGTGGAAGGCGAGGCGCAGGTAGCCCTCCCGCACCGAAACGTAGATGCCCCGGCGCATGCCCAGGGCCAGGACCTCGCCCAGGCCTTCGGGGCCCCGGTCCCCGTGGTGCAGGGAGAGGAAGGAGCCGACGCGCCCCGCCTCCAGCAGGTCCCGAAGGCGCAGCGACTCGGCCCGCCAGGCGGGAACGTCCCCGAGGGCGTCCAGGAGGCGGACCTGGAGGCGCCGCACATGGGCCTGGATCTCGGGCACGCCGGCCCCGTTCACGGTGCGGAAGGATTCCAGGGCCCCCGCGCAGCTGATGAGGCTGAGGGTCCCGGGCTCCATGCGGCGCCCGTCCTGGAGCCAGGCCCGGCGGTGGTCGGTGGAGGGGCGGTCGAACTCGGTGCCCCCTTCCACGGAGAGCCAGGAGCCCGTGGGCACCAGCTGCTCCCGGAAGGCGGGGTCGGTCCAGAGGAAGCCCATGCCCTGGGGGCCCAGCAGGCCCTTGTGGCCGCCCGCGGCGAAGGCGGCGACCCCCGTCAGGTCCGGCACGGCGGTGCCGGCGCCCTGGATGCCGTCCACCACCAGGTGGACGCCTCGGCCACGACAGGCGGCGGCCAGGGTGGGCAGGTCCAGGACGAGGCCGTCCTGGAAGCGGACCCAGGACACAGCCAGGACACGGGTGGAGGGGCCCAGGGCCGCGATCAGCCGGTCCTCGGGCCGATCCCCGGCGGTGGGGGGACGGGTGGCCCAGGCCTCCTCCCCGGCCCGGTGCCCCTCCCACAGCGGCACCTCCCGGAAGCGCACGCCCCGGGCCTCGAGGGCCTTCCAGGGCCAGATGTTGCTGGGGAACTCGCCCAGGGGGGCGACGACCTCGTCCCCCCGGCTCCAGCGCAGGGCCTGGGCGACGGTGACCAGGCCGGAGGAGGTGGAGGGGGTGAGGGTGATGTCGGAGGCTTCCCCGCCCACGAGCCGCGCGGCTTCCGCCCGCAGGGCGTCGGGGATCCCCAGGAAGTCCTCCCGCCACTGGCATTCCCAGGGCCAGAGCTCCTTGTGGAGGTGGGCGCGCACGGCCCGGACCACGGACCGCGGGACGGGCCCCTCCGAGCAGTGCATGAGCCAGAGGTGGTCGGGGTCCAGGTGGAGGAGGGCGGGGTTGAGGGGCGGCAGAGTCACGGCCGGACCCGGAGCAGGGCCTGGAGGGACCGGGGATAGACGCCTTCGACGATCCCGCGCACGGCGTGGGCGTACTGCTGGATCTCCCACTGGGCGTGGCTGTCGGTGCGGAGGCGGATGAAGTGGGCGGCGGCCTGGAGGCTCACGGTCCAGTAGACCTCGGAGTAGAGGCCCAGGGGCAGGACGCAGCGGGCCTGCTCCCGGCAGACCCCCAGGGCGATCAGCTGCTTGTACTGGGCGACGGCGTTGCGGCAGGTGGCCAGGAAGACCTCGTGGGCTTGGTCCCCGTCGGGACCATCCACCCGCCCCTCCGACCCCTGTTTGTTGACCTTGGCCTGGCGGCGGAAGGTTTCGGGGACGAAGAATTCGTCCTCGGGGAACTCTACGTACCGGCCGCTGATCTCGTTGAATTCGCTGTTATGGACGACGATCCCGTTGGCCACGAAATTATGCCAGGGGCCTTCGACGCACAGGTCATAGGTGGGCTGGACCCCCAGGAAGGCCACCGTCGAAACAGCTACCGGGTGGGCCAGAAGACGATGATCTCCCGTTCTCCTGGGCTTCTGTTCCAGTTCGGGGGGCAGGGTCCCCACGCATGTGCGGGCAAAGGCCACCTCCGCGTCCCGGTTCCGATGGATCGTCCGATGGCAGGTCGAACAGACCGATGCCAGGTTCCCAGCATCAAAAGCCCGCGATGGATCCATCCAGACGGGGATGATGTGATGGGCATGGAGGGCCTCGGACCTTTCCCCGCAGGCCTGGCAAATTCCGCCGTTGTTCGCGTGGAGGACCTTGGCCTGGCGCGCCGTCCAGGCTCCGATCTTCTCCCGTTCGCTTGAAAGTCCCCCGCGCCACCAGTTGGAGGCCTTTCCCGAGCGGTGGAGTCTTCTCTTGGCCCGCTGGGCCTCGGTAAGGTCCATTGGACCAGAGGAATAGCTCCGACCCCGGTTCCAGGATTCATGGCCGCGACCGAACCGCGTCTCCTCGGGCGAGAAGGAAAGGTCATGGACCTTCAGCCATTTCCGGATGGTGTGGGGGGAACAGCCCGCCAATTCCGCCATCTCGGCGAGGCCCCGGCCCAGGCTCCGCTGCTCCCGCAGCCAATGCGCGTCGCGGTGCGCTTCGACCCCGTTGACCATCAGCGAGCATGGCCTCGTCATCCGGGGTTCCTCCCCTTCCGGGTGCTCCAGTCCCGTGGCCTCTCCCATCCGCATCCACCCTTGGGAGGTCAGGACGCGATGATTGGTCGTCATGGTGAGCTGTTTGCCGTCCGCGAGGGTCAGCCGGTAAACGGGCTGGGGCCCCCGTTCGACGATCCCGGCGATGTGTCCGGTCTCGAAGGTGTTATCGCGCTCGTTGAGAACCCTGAGGTTCATGTTCCGGATCCGGCTTCTCGCTGAACCCTTCGTGCTGAAGGTGCCCTGGCGGATCTTCCTGACGGTGGCGCGGTCGACACCCGTCTGGCGCTGGATTTCCCGGTCCGAAATCCCTTGCCTGGCCATGTCCCGGACCAGGGCCACCCGTGCCTCGTCCGGCGCCGTTCCATTACCCTGCCCCGCGGACCAGGCCGTCCACAGTTCATCCATGGTCTTCCGCAACCTCGGGTTGGCGACCCCATTCGTGTTCACGAAGGTCACGACGGCATCGCCGGTCAAGCAGGCGATGCGGTGTTTCATCCATTGCCGGAAGACGAAGATGGGGGCCTTCACGTGGAAGGTCATGGAGGTGTGGCGGAAGGGGGAGGTGTGGTCGTGGGCGGCCAGGTAGTCGATGAGCTTTTCGTCCGCCTCATCGAACGTCTCCTTTCGCTTGCCGAAGCTGACCCGGGCGGCGTTGACCACGCTCAGGTCGGACCCCATGTGGTCCACCAGCTTCACGAATCCTCGGTCCAGGACGGTCTGTTCCAGCAGGGGCATGGGATCTCCGGTCGGGCCATTGTAACCCGGGTCATCGTCCGCTTCCGGCCCCGGCGCCGACCTGCGATGATGGAAGGGCTTGGCAGGCAGCCCCGCGCGGACGACGGGCCCCCCGTCCGGAGTCGCCCGGTCCGCGCGCCCCTGCCGCCCATGGAGACGCTATGAAATTCTTCATCGACACCGCCAACGTGGCCGAAATCAAGCGGATCAACGAGTGGGGGATCCTCGACGGGGTCACCACGAACCCGAGCCTGATCGCCAAGGAATCCGGCAAGCCCTTCGAGACCATCATCGAGGAGATCTGCGCCATCGTGGACGGCCCCATCTCCGCCGAGGTGATCGCCCTGGACGCCCCGGGCATGATCGCCGAGGGCCGCAAGCTGGCCAAGATCCACAAGAACGTCGTGGTCAAGGTGCCCCTGACCGCCGAGGGCCTCAAGGCCACCCACGCCTTCCACGCCGAGGGCATCAAGACCAACGTCACCCTCTGCTTCTCCGCCACCCAGGGCCTCCTGGCCGCGAAGGCCGGCGCCACCTACGTGTCCCCCTTCGTGGGCCGCCTGGACGACATCAACGCCATCGGCATGGAGCTCATCGAGGACCTCGTCCAGATCTTCGGCAACTACGACCTGGACACCCAGGTGCTCTCCGCCTCCATCCGCGGCCCCCGCCACGTGACCGAGTCCGCCCTGGCCGGCGCCCACGTCGCGACCATCCCCACCAAGGTCTTCGACCAGATGCTGGCCCACCCCCTCACCGACCGGGGCATCGAGCAGTTCATGGCCGACTGGAAAAAGAGCGGCCGCTGAAGGGCCTGAAAATTTTTTCCGTTGACCGACAAATTATTTCAATGATGCGGTAACCTGTCTGCCGGTTGCCCCCATTTGAAAGGTGTCACGATGGCCACGTTCCAGGTCAACGGCCGGACAGTAGAGACGTCCCGTGATATGAACCTCCTGGATTTCCTCCGGGAGGAGCTGGACATCACGTCGGTGAAGAACGGCTGCTCCGAGGGGGCCTGCGGCGCCTGCATGGTCCTCCTGGACGGCAAGGCCTCGCGGGCCTGCCTCTTCAACACCGCCAAGCTGGAAGGCCGCAAGGTGGTCACCGTCGAAGGCCTCACCGACCGGGAGAAGGACGTCTTCTCCTGGTCGTACGCCAACGCCGGGGCCGTGCAGTGCGGCTTCTGCATGCCGGGCATGGTCATCAGCACGAAGGCCATCCTCGACGCCAATCCGGACCCGCGCCCCGAGGAGATCTCCAAGGCGCTGGGCCTGAACGTCTGCCGCTGCACCGGCTACGTGAAGATCGAGAAGGCCGTCCTGGACGCCGGGCGCATGCTCCGCGAGGGCGCGCCGGTCCCCTCCGGGGAGGAGACGCAGCTGGCCGTGGGCGAGCGCATCTGCCGCACCGACGCCCGGGAGAAGGCCCTGGGCGAGGGCAAGTACGTGGACGACATGAAGGTGCCGGGCATGCTGCACGGCGCCGTGCTCCGGCCCCCCAAGGCCCGGGTCAAGGTGCTGGGCATCGACGCCTCGGAGGCGCTGGCCATGCCGGGGGTCGTCAAGGTGATCACGGCCGCGGACGTGCCCGGCGATCGCCACCAGGGCCACATCATCCACGACTGGCCCGCCATGATCGCCGTGGGCGAGGAGACCCGCTACGTGGGCGACGCCCTCGCCCTGGTGGCGGCCGAGAGCCGGGCCATCGCCCGCGAGGCGGTCAAGAAGATCAAGCTGGACTGCGAGGTCCTCCCGCCCCTCGTGGATCCCCGGAAGGCCCTGCTGGACGACGCGCCCCGGCTGCACCCCAAGGGCAACCTCCTGGCGCGGACGGTCCTGCGCCGCGGCGACCCGGAGAAGGCCATCGCGGAGGCCGCCCACGTCATCCGCCACACCTTCACCACGCCCGAGACGGAGCACGCCTTCATGGAGCCCGAGAGCGCCCTGGCCGTGCCCGGCGAGGACGGGACCATGACGTTGTACACGGGCACCCAGAGCATCTACGACGACCACAAGGGCATCGTCGGCGTCCTGGGCGTCCCGCCCGAGAAGGTCAAGGTCGTCAGCGCCTACGTGGGCGGCGGCTTCGGCGGCAAGGAGGACCTGATCGTCCAGCACCACGCCGCCCTCCTGGCCAACGCCACGGGCAGGCCCGTCAAGGTGACCCTGGCCCGCCAGGAGTCCATCAAGGTCCACCCCAAGCGGCACGCGTTCGAGATGGCCTACACGGTGGCCGCGGACGCCGAAGGGCGCATCACGGCCGTGAAGGCGGAGCTCCTGGAGGACACCGGCGCCTACGCGAGCCTCGGCGGCCCCGTGCTCCAGCGCGCCTGCACCCACGCGGCGGGCCCCTACCGGATCCCCAACATCGACATCGTGGGCACCGGGGTCTACACCAACAACCCGCCGGGGGGCGCCTTCCGCGGCTTCGGCGTGACCCAGTCCTGCTTCGCCATGGAGAGCTGCATCAACGAGCTCGCCGGGAAGGTGGGCCTCACCCCCTGGCAGATCCGCTGGCTGAACGCGGTCGAGCCCGGCGACGTCCTCCCCAACGGGCAGATCTGCGACGCGGGCACGGCCTTCAAGGAGACCCTCCTGGCCGTGAAGGACCTCTGCGAGGCGCGCCCCGACGCCGGGGTCGCCAGCGCCATGAAGAACGCCG
Encoded here:
- the galU gene encoding UTP--glucose-1-phosphate uridylyltransferase GalU; translation: MKKIRKAVIPVAGLGTRFLPATKAQPKEMLPLVDKPVIQYVVEEAIHQGIENVVLITGRGKQAIENHFDVAYELEETLSRRGKTQDLKLVQGITHMGQFSYVRQGEPLGLGHAVLCARHAVGDEPFALLLGDDVFDEKDPALGALIAAYEATGKSVVGVQEVPEAHVSRYGIVNPRPAGGGTWWDVDRIVEKPSPDKAPSRWAVVGRYVVLPEVFDHLAKLEPGVGGEYQLTDALMKMAAEGRLVAAPIPALRYDTGDKLDYLRANVEFALKREDLGGPFLAYLKALAASRD
- the mnmG gene encoding tRNA uridine-5-carboxymethylaminomethyl(34) synthesis enzyme MnmG encodes the protein MRLVVIGGGHAGIEAAHIAARMGVPTTLLTMNLDQIGQMSCNPSIGGVGKGHMVRELDALGGLMGRLADRSGIHFRILNGSRGMAVRGPRAQADRVKYRIAARNALEATPGLRLVQGMAACFRWEGGRLEGVELQDGSFLPCDAAVLTSGTFLNGRILIGARKVDAGRAGEPPSTQLADQLRALGLRCRRLKTGTSPRINRATIDFSRLEAQAGDPDPRPFSFYGEGIHLPQVPCHIVHTTPETERAVRENLDRSSMYGGHVEGVGPRYCPSIEDKFVKFPDKTSHQIFVEPDSLETQEIYLAGLSTSMPVDVQERMVRSLPGFEAAEILRPGYAIEYDSFDPLQLTRGLAVDGLPGLWFAGQINGTTGYEEAAGQGLMAGINAARWLRGQAPVILGRDQAYIGVMIDDLVTKGTDEPYRMLTARAEHRLGLACDVADTRLLPVAREVGALAPAELARAEAKAGRRARLHDQCREAWVTPTSPFGPVAAAAGLSLAAGLSLFDLLKRQQITPDLADAALALLEGWDAPQPGWEPAAERDLLLFEARYQDFHAREARILAGQRAWDHVRIPVDFRVEHLPGLSNEVKEKLQRHRPETLGQASRIPGITPAAVTLLHLLIERGAPEA
- a CDS encoding YtxH domain-containing protein; the protein is MSDSRDFPGSGLMLFILGAAVVALTTPKSGPELRSDLKDLGIRVRDRARRLGQDLCATADEMADGVTRG
- the pssA gene encoding CDP-diacylglycerol--serine O-phosphatidyltransferase — encoded protein: MRQRMNPEERRERRRRVVARSKFALPSAVTLLSVLCGFSSVVMSINAAGGHPGVYFLWSAGLLLAAGVFDGLDGRIARATNTATEFGVQLDSLADVLSFGMAPAILAYRYGFFQLGLTDPTLRAVGWGASFFFVACGALRLARFNVQVGSVDSRFFVGMPIPAGAACVAAVILCWPHSPAEAWVAYAFAAELFLVGLLMVSTVRFPSFKKRSQTRNGARLATLTVLLVLASIPLLRERFFVVFFAAFITGSLLMNLAWRFGWRGVEPPLREHRRAEDGPEAS
- a CDS encoding IS5 family transposase (programmed frameshift), whose amino-acid sequence is MPRRFLTDAMWAKLEPLLPPERGGMGRSRHPNRPMVEAILWRHRTGAPWRDLPEEFGPWTSVYARFEAWTKRGVWQRILEFLRKEADLEWVMPDGTILRAHQHSAGKRGALEPQALGRSRGGCSTKIHLICDAHGNPLDFLVTPGQAHESRSAEGLLCGWQAEYVFGDRAYDGNPVRKAIEAMGATAVIPPHPRRKNPAAWDSHLYKARHAIEHGFAKLKQFRALATRFDKTARSFSAQVALACIVIWLRL
- a CDS encoding GxxExxY protein, with amino-acid sequence MGRHWGEVDGEDHPHKEITQAIIGEAIEIQKALGHGLLEDPYKVCLAHSLRLAGHKVKREVFLDIEWRGLVGLILSPRASARSSAPPRSNRMLRMRGAIRHCSTDSLFQLLHAPARMGISHYYPR
- a CDS encoding DUF192 domain-containing protein, which translates into the protein MTPLLLSLLLAATGTPDGGTVVAKGKAFLAEVASNPREQARGLMFRDRLAPDRCMIFIYPEDGYHSIWMKNCRISLDVVWITADGTVVETADNVPPCSPMKGDDCPSYGGTVPARHFVEFPAGTLKRLGLKKGDRIGWNLRLADGTAVEGGAKVPAEGAKARPAKKRTRK
- a CDS encoding aminotransferase class V-fold PLP-dependent enzyme; translation: MTLPPLNPALLHLDPDHLWLMHCSEGPVPRSVVRAVRAHLHKELWPWECQWREDFLGIPDALRAEAARLVGGEASDITLTPSTSSGLVTVAQALRWSRGDEVVAPLGEFPSNIWPWKALEARGVRFREVPLWEGHRAGEEAWATRPPTAGDRPEDRLIAALGPSTRVLAVSWVRFQDGLVLDLPTLAAACRGRGVHLVVDGIQGAGTAVPDLTGVAAFAAGGHKGLLGPQGMGFLWTDPAFREQLVPTGSWLSVEGGTEFDRPSTDHRRAWLQDGRRMEPGTLSLISCAGALESFRTVNGAGVPEIQAHVRRLQVRLLDALGDVPAWRAESLRLRDLLEAGRVGSFLSLHHGDRGPEGLGEVLALGMRRGIYVSVREGYLRLAFHGWHEVADLARIVDWLAG